ACGTGTCGGCGTCGTTCCCACGGGCGCCGCGGTTCACCGATGCCTCGTGCAGGCGACGGCGGACGTCCCGGTCGGTGAGCGACTCCAGGGCCGGCTGCGCGGTGGGGAGGATGAGCGTCAGGAGGTACTTGCCCTCATGACCGGCGTCGGCGGCCGCGGAGGCCGCGGCGGAGATCGCGTCGGCGGACAGCCCGTCGAGCTCCTCCGCGGTGTCGAGCAGCAATGCCGAATCGTTGGTGTCCTTCATGAGCTTCTGCGAGAACTCGGTGCTGAGCGCCGAGAGTTCCGAGTTGAGCCGGCGGAGCGTGGCCTGGGCGTCGTCGTCGAGCTCCGCACCCGCGCTCACGAAACTGCGGAGCAGTTCCTCGACGAGGCGCGCCGACTCGTCGTCGAGGCCGTCGAGCGGCACTTGGCGGATCCGCTCGAACAGGGCCCGGTTGAGCTTGATGTTGTCCTCGTGCTCGGCGAGGCGCGGAGCGACCTGCTGCTCGAGCTCCTGGATGGCGGGGGTGGCGTGGCTGACCGAGTTGCTGAAGAAGACGCGGGACACGCGGTCGAGGGTGCTCCCTGCGCGCTCGAGGGCGACGAGCGTGTTCTCGAACGTCGGCGCATCGTCGGACCCCGTGATGCTCCCGATCTCGGCGAGGTGTTCGGCGAACCCTGCGTCGAAGGCGGGCAGGTAGTGCTCGTCCCGGATGGCGGCGAACGGCGGCAGCTGGTAGTCGAGGGTGCTCGGTGCGAGGAAAGGGTTGCTCATGAGAACCAACTTTTGCACGTTGTTGCACTTTCCCGCACCACCCTTGACCCGTCCGCTGAACGCTACCTAGGGTCGAAAATGCCTCGCTGCCTGATGATCGTGGGGGTCCCGTCTCGGGAACCGGTGTCAGGCAGGGGCACACGGCACCGACGCCGGTGTGCCGCGGAGCATGCCGGGCAGCGCGGCCCGGTCACGACAAGGAGAGCTCATGAGCATGCGTTCCCGAACATCCGTCCTGCTGTCGTTGTCCCTCGTCGTCGCCGGCCTCGGCGTGTCCGCCGGCCCGGCTGCAGCGAAGGCTCCACCCCCGGAGGCACCCGTCGCCGCGGCGGCGCCGGACGGGACGACGCCGATCCCAGCCGTCGAGGGACCGCTGGACTCCTCGGCCGAGTCCTACCCCTTCGGTGCCGCGGATCACCAGGAAGTCCCGCAGGACCTCGGGGACCTCGGCTACGTGGAGGAGGAGTACCTGGTCAGCGGTACCTCCAACGTCTACACCTGGCCCACCCAGGGCCCTGCCCAGATCCGCACCCCCGACGCGCCGTACACCACCCGCGTGCTCGTCCGGAAGCCCGCGAAGGGCAGGGAGTTCAGCGGCAACGTGGTGGTCGAGATGCTCAACCCGAGCAACCTGTTCGACCTCAACATCGGGTGGGCCGTGGCCCAGGAGCAGATCGTCGCCAACGGCGATGCCTGGGTGGGGATCACCGCCAAGCCGATCGCCGTCGAGGCGCTCAAGAACTTCGACCCCGAGCGGTACGCGTCGCTGTCGTTCGCGAATCCGCTCCCGCTGAGCGACCCGGCCAACTGTGCCACGGTGGCGTCCGATTCCTCGAGGAGCACCGAGAACGGCCTCATCTGGGACATCTACTCCCAGGTCGGGGCGTGGCTGAAGAGCGACGACGACGCCAACCCGCTGCGTTACGGATCCCGGACCACGAAGGTGGAGCACGCCTACGGGTTCGGCTACTCCCAGACGGGCGGCTACCTCGTCGACTACATCAACGGCGTGCACCCGCGTGTCGTCGAGTCGGACGGCGCGCCGGTCTACGACGCGTACATCGTCGCCGTCGCCGGCGGCGCCTTCGCCGGCGCGTACCCGATGAACCAGTGCGAGCCGGCGCCGCCTGCCACGGACGCGCGGCGCCAGTTCAAGGACGTCGGCGTGCCGATCATGCGGCTGATGTCGCAGTCCGACTACCTGCTCGGCATCGGCTCGCGCCGCGCGGACAGCGATGCCCCCGGTGACCAGTACCGCCACTACGAGATGGCGGGGGCCGGGCACGCGACGCCGGACGAGCTGACGTACTCCGCGTCGTCCGCGGACATCATCGCCGCAGGCCGCGCCGTACCGCCGGCGTCCTGCAACGAGGGCCCGCGCAGCAGGTTCCCGAGCTCCATCTTCTTCAACGCGGCGCTCCGGAACCTGGACCTCTGGGTGCGCGACGGTATCGCACCCCCGCACGCCGAGCCGATCCTCGTCCGTGACGGCGCACCGGTGCTGGACGAATTCGGCAACGTGCAGGGAGGCCTGCGCTCGCCCTTCCTCGACGCGCCGACCAGCACCTGGTACGGCACCGCGACCGGCGCATCCTTCTGCTTCATCGCGGGATACGAGCGGCCGCTGTCGCAGGACGTGATCGACGGCCTGTACCGGAATCACGGCGCCTACGTGAGGGCGGTCAAGGACAGCACCCGCTCACTGGAACGCCAGGGGTTCCTGACGGACTACGACGCCCGCGAGCTGGCGAAGGATGCCGCGCGGAGCGACATCCCCTGACCCGGCGCGGTCATGCGTGGCGGAGGCCCTCGTTCCGGCGGGGGCCTCCGTCGTCCGCTACATTCGGAGGCATGAGCGGCAGCGTGATCGTCCTGACCGGGCCACCGGGCTCGGGCAAGTCGACGACCGCGCGGGCGCTGGCGGGCACCTATCCCCGAGCCGTCCACCTGCACACCGACGATTTCTGGCACGTGATCGTCTCCGGCGGCATCCCGCCCTACCTGGCCGAGTCCGACGCACAGAACCAGGTCGTCGTCGACGCCGTCGCCCGGGCCGCCTTCACTTACGCACGCGGCGGGTACACCGTGGTGGTGGACGGCATCATGGGGCCGTGGATGCTCGGGCACTACCGCCGCGCGCTGCGGCACCACCCCGGCGTGGAACTGCAGTACGTCGTGCTGCGCCCCGACCGTCCGACGGCGCTCGCCCGGGCCCGGCAGCGTGCCGATCCCGGCGCGCTCGTCGACGAGGGCCCGATCCTCGCCCTGTGGGACCAGTTCGCGGACCTCGGCGTGCTGGACGGCCACGCCATCGATTCGACGGGACACGAGGAGGCCGAGACCCTTCGGGCGGTGCAGGACGCCCTGGCCGGTGGCCGCTACCGGCTCACGCACGACGGCGGGTCCCCGCGGGACCCCGCCATCGGCGCGGAGGACGACCGCGACGAGGTACCCCACGCGTCGCTCGGGGCCGACGAGGAAGACCTGCTGCACGGCGGGAGGCGGACCCCCCGTCTCCTGCTGCGCCGCCTCCTTCCCGGGGACGAGGAGGCGGTTCTGGCCTACCGGTCGGACGCCCACGCATCGCGGTACCTCGGGCACGGGCCCATGGAGCCCGGCAGGTACGCGGGATGGCTGGCAGAACGGGCCACCGGCTGGTCGCTCGAACGCCCGGGCGACCGCCGCTTCTACGCCGTCGTGGAGTCCGCGTCCGAGCGCGTGGTCGGTGACGCCGTCCTGATCCGCGCGGGGGAGGGCCTGCAGGGCGAACTCGGAATGTTCCTGCATCCGGAGACCTCCGGCCTCGGGTACTCGCTCGAGGCCGGGCGGGCGCTGCTCGACATCGCGTTCTCCGAGCTCGCCTGGCACCGGGTCGTCGCCCGCGCGGACGCGGACAACCGGAGTTCTGTGAGGGCGATCGAGAAGCTGGGACTGCGGCGCGAGGGCCTGTTCGTCGAGGGCACACCGCGCGGAGACACGTGGGCCGATACCGTGCAGTACGCCCTGCTCGCCCGCGAATGGGCAGCATCCGGTGCCTGAGGGTCGGCGTCGACCCAGCCGCCGCAGGGGCCGCCCCGTGAGCCGACGGGAAGCGACGACCGCCCCGCATCAGCCGCTGTGGCCGCCCACTGATGGCGCGTTCCGCCGGTCCGAGATGACAGCTGTCCTCGGCCGCGGCGACACGACCTGGCAGCGGGCCGGATCCGAGGTGCTGCGCTGGGCGGTGAAGACCCGCAGCGGCTTCTCCGTGAGCAGTCCGTGGCCGGTCGTCCCGGGAGAACGACTCACCGTGACCGCGACGGTCCTCGGCCTGACCGTCGCGGAACCGGTCGAGGTGGTCGCCGTCGTGGAGCAGCCTGAGAGGATCGGCTTCTCCTACCGGACGCGGCCCGGGCACCCCGTGCGCGGGGAGGAGGCGTTCATCGTGCATCGCGACGGTGACACCGTGCTCATCACTGTCCGATCACTCACCCGCGCCGCGTCATCGCAGCCGTGGCGGGCGCTCTTCCCGCTGCTCCTCGTGGCCCAGCGCATCGTGCGCAGGCGGTATCTGCGGGCGCTGCGGCAGTAGCCGGACCTCCCCTGCAGCGCGCCGGGGTGGGGATGTCCGGTTGCCTAGCCGCGGATCGCCAGGCCGAGCGTTCCGGTGGCCATCGGTCCGCCACACGCTGCCGACCCTCCGACCCGCTCCCAGGCCAGGTCCACCGTCGCCTCGGCGAGGACGGCGGAGTCCGCCGCGAAGGCCCTGATGGTGACGGTGTCGGGGGTGGACATGCCGACCTGCACCCTCCAGCGTCCCTCCCCGTCCGGCTCCGCCCAGTAGTACGGCTCCTCGGGCTGGTGCGGTGGCGCCGGGGCCGCCGTGGGGAGGGCAGGCGGCGTCAGGAGGGCAGGCGCCGGGCGGGCGGATGACGCGGGGAGGGACGGCGGTGGGGGTGGGCTGTCGTCGGGAGGTGCCGGCGGGGCGGCCGGCGTGGAGCAGCCGAGGTCGTCACAGAGTTCCACCCACGCGACCCGCTCGACGTCGTCGGCGGAACCGTCGAGCCTGATCTCGACCGCATTGACCCAGCCGATGGCCGGGCAGGCCTGCCCGGCGAACGGCTCACAGCCGGTCAGCATCACCGCGAGCACCGCACCGCCCAGCACCGCGTATCGCGGCCGTGTCCCTGCAGTCCCTGCACCGGATGCACCCATGAACCGACCCTGCCATGCCTCCGGGCCGGGAGACAGGGGACGGAGGGCGATACGGGATGACCGTTACTCGTCCGCAACGGTTCACCGGCGCCGGCGCCGGCCATTGAGTGTGACCGGCCGGCGCGGTGGAGCCGCGTGCGCCGGGCGGTGCCCGGCGCCGGCGCTCAGCCTTCGGCCGGGGGGGAGTAGAGTTGGAGGTCATTGCCCTCGCTGTCCTTGAAAGGCAGGATCCGCCCCCAGGGGTACTCGCTGATGTCGCCCTCGATGGACGCACCGCCACGGGACGAGATGCGCTCCAGTTCGTCCTCGATGGAGCCCTCGGGCTCGAAACTGATGACGGCGCCGCCGCCACGACCGCCGTGGGCGCTCTCGCGGGCGTTGAGGCCGATCGTCAACCCGCCGGCGTCCACCATGGACCAGTCCTCCTGCTCCATGGTGACACTCAGCCCCAGGGTGTCCCGATAGAAGGCGAGGGCCCTGCCCATGTCCTCGACGGGCACCCAGACGGTTGCTACTCCCTTGGCCATGACGCTCCTTCCGCGGACCCGTGAGGGGTCCGATGGGGTGGCGGGCCCCGGGCGGGGCCCGTCCCTTCGAAACGCTACCGGCAGGACCCCGCGGCGGGCCGGGACAACGGCGCCCCTTGACGTGCGGGCAGGAGTGCTGTCCCTACCGCGGCCGGGCCCCGGCGTGCCGGCGGGCGAGGTCGGCGAGGGAATCGTCCACACCGCCGTCGTCGAACGCACCGAACTTCCGCTCGGCGGCGGTGCGCAGCAGGAAGTCCGCGATCGCCGGGTTCTTCGGCAGCAGCGACCCGTGCAGGTAGCTCGCCACGATGTTCCGGTACCGGGCGCCCTCGTGCTTCTCCTGCGCGTTGTTCCCCGCGCCCTTCACCACCGTTGCCAGGGGCTTCAGCCCGTTCCCGAGGAACGTCTGGCCACTGTGGTTCTCGTAGCCGTGGATCTCGCCGAATTCCTCGCTGGTCGCGACGACATTGCCGATCAGGCGTTCCGTCCCGCCGCGCGTCTCCAGGTCCAGGACGCCGATCCCGGGGATGACCGTTCCGTCGTGGGTGTGGAAGGCGTTGCCGAACAGCTGGTACAGGCCACAGATCAGCAGCATCGGGGTTCCGTCCTCCGCCAGTCCGCGCAGCCTCGGGGCGATCGCCTGGAGGTCGTCCTGGATGACGACCTGACCGCTGTCCTGGCCGCCACCTCCCACGATGAGGTCGACGTCGTCCGGGAACTCGTCCCCCGTGTTGTGCTCCAGGATCTCCGCGCCGTAGCCGCGCCACGCGAGGCGGCGCTTGAGGACGAGCACGTTGCCGTAGTCGCCGTAGATGTTCATCTCGCGCGGGTACAGCTGCAGGATGCGCAGGCTGCCCTTCGAGGGATCGGCGGGTGCCTCGGTGAGGGCGGTGGCGGATGGGGCGTCGCTCATCAGGAGACAACCTCGACCTTCGTGATCTTGGAGAGTTCGCGGCGGACCGCGAGCATGGCCGTGTACGTGCAGAAGATGCGCTTGGGCCGGCCTTCCGAGCCGCGGATGAACTGCTGGAGTGCCGCCGTGATGTCCGGTTCGACCGCGCCGACCCGGACGTCGTCGTACGTGAGCCGGAGCGCCATGTCGTAGGCGCGGACGCCGCTCACCATGTCCACGCCGCCGAGGCCGAGCGAGTCGAAGTCGACGTCCCACAGCCAGGACATGTCGCGCCCGTCGGCGTAGTTGTCGTTGATCGCGACCATGGTGGCGCACCCGGCGGCGTCGAAGGACTTCAGTCCGAGCCGGAAGCCGCTGGGATTCTTGACGAGCACCAGTTCGAGGGCCTGGCCGTCGACGACGAGGCTCTCACCGCGACCGAAGGCGGGCTCCACGGCGGCCAGGGAGGAGAAGAGCCGCGCGGTGTCGGCGGTGCCGTCGAGGACTGCGCGGGCCGCAGCGAGTGCGGCCGCGGCGTTGAAGATGTTGTAGACGCCGCGCAGGCGCAGGTCCGTGTGCGTGATGGCGCCGTCCACCTCGAAGGATGCGGCGTTGCCGTCCACGGAGCGGAGGACGACGTCGGCCGGCAGCGCCGAGGCGGGGGCGGTGCCCTTGGCGCCGCGCAGTTCGTCGTCGTTCGGGAAGGTGCTGCGCAGCGACGCGTCGAGGCCGAAGTAGGCGACCCGGGCGGAGGGGATGGACGCGGCGAGGCCCGCGACGCGCGGGTCCTCGCGGTTCAGCACCACGGTCCCCGTCGTCGCGAGTGCGATGCGCTCCAGCAGGCGCGTGGTCGCGTCGATCTCGCCGAAGCGGTCCAGCTGGTCACGGAGGACGTTCAGGAGGAGCGAGTACCGCGGTGGTACGAGTTTCACGAAGTGCACGGCGTGCGCCTCGTCGAGCTCGAGGACGGCGACGTCGGCGTCGAGGCGCCCCCGCCAGTCGACGTCGCCCAGCAGGGACGCCGCGACCCCGCGCGTGAAGTTGCTGCCCGTGCGGTTCGTGAACACCTTCAGGCCCTGGCCCTCGAGCAGTTCCACCACCATCTTGGTGGTGGTGGTCTTGCCGTTCGTCCCGCTGACGACGACGACGCCGTGGGGGAGGGTGGACAGCGCGCGGCCCATGAAGCCCGGGTCGAGGCGTTCGACCACGAGGCCGGGGAAGGCGGAGCCGCCGCCGCGCAGGCGGGAGGCGATGCGCACGGCCTTGCCCACGAGGACTGGAAGGGGATTCATGCCTACAAATTATCGCAGGCGCGCATGTCATCCCGGGACGCGGCGGCGAGGCGCTGCTCACGCTGCCCGCCCGACACCGGCATCAGCGCTCCCACGGCCTAGAATCGGGGTATGACCTCCTCGTCCTCGTCGGCGCCGTCCTCCGTGCCCGGCGCCCCGTCCGACGCCGCTCCGACCGCCACCCCGGAGCCCGGCGGGACCGCCGCTGCCACGGTGCGGACCGGTCGGGACGTCGTCGTCGGGGTGCTCGCCGTCCAGGGCGACGTGCGCGAGCACATCGCGACCATCGAGTCCCTCGGCGGCCGCGCGGTGCCCGTCCGGCGGGCAGCGGAGCTCGCCGCGATCGACGGCCTGATCCTGCCCGGCGGCGAATCCACCACCATGGACAAGCTCACCCGCACCTTCGGCCTGGCCGGACCCCTGCGCGAGCTGATCGCGGGCGGACTGCCGGTGTACGGCTCGTGTGCGGGCATGATCCTGCTGTCCGACGTCATCGCGGACCCGGCGACCGACCGGAACGGCGACCCCCAGCAGACGTTCGGCGGGCTCGACATGGTGGTGCGCCGCAACGCCTTCGGCCGTCAGCGCGAGTCCTTCGAGACGGACCTCGCCTTCGCCGGACTCGCGACCACCGGTCCCGTCCCGGGCGACGACCCGGTGCGGGCCGTCTTCATCCGCGCACCGTGGGTGGAGAAGGTGGGTGCCGACGTCGAGGTGCTGGCCCAGGTGCCCGCCGCCGAGACGCCCCAGGCAGGGCCGTCCGACGGGGTGCCGGGCAGTGATCAGGGCAGTGCCCCCGGCGGGCCCGGGGCCGACTTGGAGCCGGTCGCTAGAATTGTCGCAGTGCGTTCAGGGAACCTGCTTGCCACGAGTTTCCACCCGGAAGTCACGGGTGAGCGGCGGGTCCACGAACTCTTTATCCGGATGATCAGAGGAGAAGCGTAAGCATGTCGGGGCACTCCAAGTGGGCAACAACGAAGCACAAGAAGGCTGCGATCGACGCCAAGCGCGCGAAGTCCTTCGCGAAGCTGATCAAGAACATCGAGGTCGCGGCGCGGGCCGGCGGCGCCGACGTCGCGGGTAACCCCGGGCTGGAACTGGCCGTCTCCAAGGCCAAGAAGACCTCCGTGCCCATCGACAACATCAACCGCGCCGTGAAGCGCGGGGCCGGTCTGCTCGGCGAGGCCGTCGACTACCAGACCATCATGTACGAGGCGCGCGGCCCGCAGGGTTCGGCCCTGCTGATCGAGTGCCTCACGGACAACAAGAACCGCGCCGCCTCCGAGGTGCGCCTCGGCATCTCCCGGAACGGCGGCACGATCGCCGATCCGGGCTCGGTGTCGTACCTGTTCGCCCGCAAGGGTGTCGTGACGCTCCCGAAGAACGGCCTCACCGAGGATGAACTGCTCATGTCCGTCCTCGACGCCGGCGCGGACGAGGTCAAGGAATCGGCCGACACGTTCGAGATCGTCTCCGAGCCCCAGGACCTCCGGGCCGTGGTGGCCGCGCTCGACGAGAGCAGCATCGAGTACGAGACCGACGACGTCGAGTTCGTGCCGTCCATGCAGGTGGACCTCGACACCGAGGGTGCCCGGAAGTTCCTCAAGCTCGTGGACGCCCTGGAGGAGCTCGACGACGTCCAGAACGTCTACTCCAACGCACACCTCCCGGACGACGTCCTGGCGGAGCTCGAGAACGACGACTGACATCGCACTCCTCCACAGCGCCGCCTCCACGGGGCGGGTAGCGCCATGACCTACCGCGTCATGGGCGTCGACCCCGGGCTCACCCGGTGCGGGCTCGCCGTCGTCGACATCGAGCCGAACCGCCGCTCCACGCTCGTCGCGGTCGGCGTCGTCGGCACGGAGGCCGGCAGGAGCCTCGACGAACGGCTCCTGGTCATCTCCGAGGCCGTGGACTCGTGGCTGGACCTGCACCAGCCGCAGGTCCTCGCCGTCGAGCGCGTGTTCAGCCAGCTCAACGTCAGCACCGTCATGGGTACGGCGCAGGCCTCCGGCGTCGTGATCGTCTCCGCCGCGCGGCGCGGCATCCCGGTGGCCCTCCACACGCCCACCGAGGTCAAGGCCGCTGTCACCGGCAACGGGCAGGCGGACAAGGCCGCCGTCACCAAGATGGTCACCAAGATCCTCCGGCTCGAGACCGCCCCCCGGCCGGCCGATGCCGCCGATGCCCTGGCCCTCGCGATCACGCACGCCTGGCGCAGGGGAGTGGGCGCCCAGGGCGCCGCGGCGGCCGGAGGCTCGATCACCCCCGCGCAGCGCATCTGGGCCGAGGCGGAAGCACGCGCACGACGGCGTTAACGCTGAATCCCGGGGCATGCCCTCCGGCGGTCCCGAAGCCGGATCCGGTGTGGCGGCTCGATCGAACGGCCGGACGCCGGTACCGTTAGACATTAGAACGTATGTTCGACGCCGGGTGACCACCCGGCCGACCCCGACAGCATCTGCCACTGGAGCGCCTCATGATCAGTTCCCTGCGCGGGACAGTGACCCACGTGGGCCTGCACTCCGCCGTCCTCGACGTCAACGGCTTCGGCATGCAGGTCCAGGCGACGCCCCAGACCCTCGCAGGGCTGCGCGTGGGCGAGCAGGCCTCCATCGCCACCGCCATGATCGTGCGCGAGGACTCCATGACGCTCTTCGGCTTCGAGGACGCCGACCAGCGCGAGGTGTTCGAGACGCTGCTGGCCGTCAGCGGCGTCGGCCCCCGCCTCGCCCTCGCCGTCCTCGCCGTGCACACCCCGGACGCCATCCGCATCGCGGCGTCGTCGGGCGACGACAAGGCCTTCAGCAAGGTGCCGGGCATCGGCCCCAAGGGCGCCCGGCGCATCGTGCTCGAGCTCGCCGGGAAGCTCGTGCCGCTCGAGGCGAAGCCCGGCGTGCCCGCGCAGACGTGGCAGGGGCAGGTCCTCACCGCCATGATGGGCCTCGGCTGGTCCGAGAAGGACGCCGGGACGGCGATCGACGCGGCCGTCGCCGAGGCGCCCGAGGTGGCGGCGATGGGTGACGTCGGGCAGATCCTGAAACTCACCCTGCGGCGGCTCGGCCAGGACGGTGCACGGAGCTCGGCCCGGACGAGGGTCGGCTCATGAGCGACAAGCAGCCCGAGGAGGCGCCGCTCGTCGCTCCCGCCGCCGATCCGGAGGACCGCGCCGTCGAGGCCGCGCTCCGGCCGAAGAACCTCGACGACTTCGTGGGGCAGAAGAGGGTGCGGCGGCAGCTCTCCCTCGTCCTGGAGGCGTCGCGCCTGCGCGGTCGCAGCGCCGACCACGTCCTGCTCTCGGGCCCTCCCGGGCTCGGCAAGACGACGCTCGCGATGATCATCGCGGCGGAGATGAACGCGCCGCTCCGCATCACCTCGGGGCCCGCGATCCAGCACGCGGGCGACCTCGCGGCGATCCTCTCCTCCCTGACCGAGGGCGAGGTGCTCTTCCTCGACGAGATCCACCGGATGTCCCGGCCCGCCGAGGAGATGCTCTACATGGCGATGGAGGACTTCCGGGTCGACATCATCGTGGGCAAGGGTCCCGGCGCCACGGCGATCCCCCTCGAACTGCCGCCCTTCACCCTCGTCGGAGCCACCACCCGGGCAGGGCTCCTGCCCGGCCCGCTCCGCGACCGCTTCGGCTTCACCGGGCACCTCGAGTTCTACTCCACCGAGGAACTCGAACTCGTGCTGCGCCGCTCGGCCATGCTCATGGACATGAAGGTGAACTCCGCGGCCTTCGCCGAGATCGCCGGCCGGTCGCGGGGCACGCCGCGCATCGCCAACCGCCTGCTCCGCCGCGTCCGCGACTGGGCGCTCGTGCACGGCATCGACCTCATCGACGCCCGCTCGGCGAGTGCCGCACTCGACATGTACGAGGTGGACGCCCGCGGCCTCGACCGCCTGGACCGCTCCGTCCTGACCGCGCTCATCACCAAGTTCAACGGTGGCCCGGTGGGCCTGTCGACGCTCGCCATCGCCGTCGGCGAGGAGCCCGAGACGGTGGAGACCGTTGCCGAGCCCTATCTGGTGCGCGAGGGGATGCTCGGCAGGACCCCGCGCGGCAGGATCGCGACGGCGGCCGCCTGGCAGCACCTCGGCCTGGAGATGCCGCAGAACGTCGCCGCCGCGATGCCCGAGGATCTCTTCTCGGTGGCACCCGAATCGCTGCTGGACACCGAATCCGCCCTTGACAGTTGGGCGCAGCCGGACTCCTGACGCGCCGGACGCCCAGAAATCCCCTTTACACTGGTGTCTTCCACTGTGTGCCGCGGCACAACGCTGCCGCCACACCCAATCCCAGGAACGGAACATTCCAGTGCTTGCACACGTAGTCGCGCAGTCCGCCTCAGGAGATGCCCCAGGTTTCGACATCTTCTCCCTCCTGCTGCCGCTGGCGTTGGCGTTCCTGATCTTCACCATGTTCCGCCGTCAGCGGAAGACGCAGCAGCAGGTGAAGGACATGCGCACCCAGATGGAGCCCGGTACCGAGGTCATGACCCAGTTCGGTCTCTACGGCACGATCGTCTCGATCGACCAGGAGAACAACAAGGCCGTCCTCGAACTCTCGCCCGGCAACCTGGCGACCGTGCACACCCAGGCCCTCTCGAAGGTCGTGGAGCAGACCCCGGCAGCG
This genomic interval from Arthrobacter agilis contains the following:
- the yajC gene encoding preprotein translocase subunit YajC, with the protein product MLAHVVAQSASGDAPGFDIFSLLLPLALAFLIFTMFRRQRKTQQQVKDMRTQMEPGTEVMTQFGLYGTIVSIDQENNKAVLELSPGNLATVHTQALSKVVEQTPAAGETVDDVDGTTVPDDASSISGDFADRTPAAGSTAAGAAGAPSGVETPDETLERLNREAAQENRDARDARDPKANPDN
- the ruvB gene encoding Holliday junction branch migration DNA helicase RuvB, which codes for MSDKQPEEAPLVAPAADPEDRAVEAALRPKNLDDFVGQKRVRRQLSLVLEASRLRGRSADHVLLSGPPGLGKTTLAMIIAAEMNAPLRITSGPAIQHAGDLAAILSSLTEGEVLFLDEIHRMSRPAEEMLYMAMEDFRVDIIVGKGPGATAIPLELPPFTLVGATTRAGLLPGPLRDRFGFTGHLEFYSTEELELVLRRSAMLMDMKVNSAAFAEIAGRSRGTPRIANRLLRRVRDWALVHGIDLIDARSASAALDMYEVDARGLDRLDRSVLTALITKFNGGPVGLSTLAIAVGEEPETVETVAEPYLVREGMLGRTPRGRIATAAAWQHLGLEMPQNVAAAMPEDLFSVAPESLLDTESALDSWAQPDS